The Colwellia sp. M166 genome segment CTCATTAATAAAGCTTTGAATATAATCCATTAACGCTTTTGGTCGTGTTAACACATATTCTATGGCTTGTTCAAGCTCTGCCGGAGTTTGAATGTCAAATAAATGAGCTTTTGGGTTAATATTTTTAAAAGTAACCACAGGTTTGTGCTGTAATAAAAACATTAGCATTACCGAAGATGTGTCACAAACCATAACGTCAGCTTGTTTTAACAGAGGGATAACATCGCTCGTTTCTACAAACGTCAAATATTCACTTTCAATTTCTTTAAAACTATCCACTATGTTTCGCGACATTTTAGGGTGAAATTGTACTAACCAACGCCAACGACCTGACTCACTCAATTGCTTTATTATCGATAATAAGTGCGGGGCCGCACATAAGCGCTTTGAAAATGTTGAGCAAAATAATATTGTCGGTTTTGCATTATTTGAAATCACAGGAAGATCAGAAGCAAATAAGCTATCTAATGCACTCCAACCAGTTTCAATGACATTAAACTTTTTGGGTGAGCCTTGTAATGCTAAAAATTCTCTTGTTGATTCAGGCCCTTGCGTACAATAAAGATCAAAACAACGCCTATCTTTATAATGGTCGTTATTACCCTTTTTATCTAATTTACCGGCATCAAAACCATGAAAAATAGCAACATTAATCCCAGGAAGAAAAGTCGGTGCGTTATTAGCAGGATATAATACTGCGTCAGGACTAAAAACAAATATCGCACTAAGATCGGCTAATTGTTGTTCGTCATCATCAAAAAGTTCCTTGTCAACGGCATCTCCTTCAACAAACCATGCCACCTTATCGCCGCGGTTTAGCGCTTGTGTTTGTATCGGTCTCAAAATTGAAAAACTATAATTCTGGCTGATAAAAAAAAGGTACTTTTTAACGGTCATTAGCGAAATCATTCCTGTTCAGTGAAGCACATGCTGCTATTAAAATAATCATATCAGCTTTATTAACTTTACCAATTAAATGTTCGATTGCGATCAATAAAATCTAGTTGCGTGAAAGTGATGCTTATTGAGCAATCATGGTAATAATGAATATAAAGGCAATGATAACATGGCAAAAATCAGGTTAAATTATAATATTTAGCTAACAAATAAACAACATTCTCAAATAGATACATTATATTTTCGCTGCTGGCCTCAGCCTCTGTAACAGTTCAACAGCCAGTTTTTAAAATGACACAACCAAGGTTAAAGATAATATATTCGTTTTAGATTGATTTTTCATTGACAGCAACCAAAGAAATACGTTATTAATAAGCTACTGACTATTTATTTACTTCTAGAGAATTAAAGCAAAAAAATGAAAAATTCATCAAGCATTATTCGAATTAACCTCCTCCTCGTATTATCCATGCGCGGTTAGGTTTTATGCTTGAAAAATAAATAGACAAAGATAATAAAACACTAAACCCGCGCTAACTACCGCGGGTTTTTTATGCCCGTTATTTAACGCTAAAACTTATATTAATCAGGACAACACATGGGCACATCAAGCGACAAAGTAATTATTTTTGACACTACATTACGTGATGGCGAACAAGCATTAAACGCAAGTTTGTCAGTACATGAAAAACTACAAATAGCGCACGCTATCGAACGTTTAGGTGTTGATATTATGGAAGTAGGATTTCCAGTTTCATCACCGGGTGATTTCCAGTCCGTACAAGAAATAGCAAGAACCGTGAAAAACTCTCGAGTTTGTGCCCTTGCCCGAGCCGTTGAAGGCGACATTAAAGCTTGTGCTGATGCGTTGAAACCTGCTGACCAATTTCGTATTCATACTTTTATATCTACCTCTGATGTGCATGTTCAGCAAAAATTGAAAAAAAGCTTTGCTGATGTACAAGCCATGGCCGTGCATGCAATTAAATATGCCCGCCGTTTCACAGATGATGTTGAGTTTTCGTGTGAAGATGCTGGCAGAACCCCAATTGACAATTTATGTCGCATGGTTGAACAAGCCATTATAGCGGGTGCCACTACCGTTAATATTCCTGATACTGTGGGCTACACATTACCAAACGAGTTTGGTGGCATCATCGAAACCTTATTTAATCGTGTACCTAATATCGATCAAGCGGTTATTTCTGTGCATTGTCATAATGATTTAGGCTTAGCTGTTGCTAACTCAATGTCAGCCGTACAAGCCGGTGCTAGACAAATTGAATGTACCATTAACGGCATTGGCGAGCGCGCTGGCAATTGTTCGCTTGAAGAAGTAGCCATGATCATGAAAACTCGCCAAGAATTATTAGGTGTTCATACACGTATTAATCATCAAGAAATTGCCCGTAGCTCAAAATTAGTCAGCCAGCTTTGTAATATGCCTGTGCAATTAAATAAAGCCATTGTCGGTGGTAACGCTTTTAGTCATTCATCGGGCATACACCAAGATGGTATGTTAAAAGCCAGCAACACCTACGAAATTATGACACCAGAAAGTGTCGGCATCAGTAAAACTAAATTGAACTTAACTTCTCGCAGCGGCCGTCATGTTATTAAGCATCGTATGGAAAGCTTGGGCTATCAAGAGTCAGATTATGAAATTGAAGCCCTTTACGCTGACTTCTTAGCCTTAGCGGATAAAAAAGGCCAAGTTTTTGATGACGATTTAGAAGCCTTACTTTTTAATATTCAACAACAAGATCAACAAGACTTTTATCACTTACAAACGCTAAATGTGCAAAGCGGTGGCAGCGAGTTTGCCACCTCAAGTATCAAGCTTGCATTAGGTGATGAGCATAAAATTGTGTCTGCCACCGGTAATGGCCCTGTTGACGCGCTTTATAGGGCGATAAAAAAAGCCATTGATATCGATTTTGAAGTCAGTGACTACAAAATATCAAACAAAGGTCAAGGTGAAGATGGCTTAGGTAAGGCTGACATTGTGGTGTCGTGGCAAGGACGAAACTTTCATGGCTACGGCTTAGATACTGACGTTATTAAAGCCTCAGGCAATGCTTTAGTCAATGCACTTAATGGTATTCATCGTGCTATTACCATTGCTGAACTGAAAACAGAGTTAAAAAAAGACACGGCTGCTGAAGCTAAAAGTGCGATTTAATCGCAGCGGGCTAGTCAACAAAAGTATTCATTTATAACGTAAATTTATAGGTTTTAAACATTATGTCGAAAATTGCAATATTAGCCGGTGATGGCATTGGGCCAGAAGTTATGGCACAAGCAGAAAAAGTTTTACAAACAGTTGCCCAGCAGTATGATTTTGAAATTAGTACAACACACTATGACGTAGGTGGTTGCGCTATCGATAATCACGGTGAAGCACTACCAGAAAGCACTGTTAAAGGCTGTGAACAAGCCGATGCTATTTTATTTGGTTCAGTCGGTGGTCCAAAGTGGAGTAACTTACCACCAACAGAGCAACCAGAAAGAGCCTCTTTATTAGGTTTACGTGGTCATTTTGGACTATTTTGTAATATGCGCCCAGCGCAGCTTCAAAGTGCTATGTCTCACCTTTCACCATTACGTGCCGATATTTCACAAGCTGGTTTTGACATTTTAGTGATACGAGAGCTAACTGGTGGTATTTATTTTGGTGAACCTAAAGGACGAAAAAATCAAGGCCAAGAAGACGAAGCTGCTTTTGATACTATGATTTATTCGCGTAAAGAAATAAGCCGAATAGCACACCTAGCCTTCCAGTCAGCTCAAAAGCGCCGTAACAAGGTTATATCTATTGATAAAGCCAATGTATTAGCATCTTCTGTATTATGGCGAGAAGTGGTTATAGAGGTTTCAAAAGACTACCCTAAGGTTGAACTTGAGCATATGTATGTTGATAACGCTGCTATGCAATTAGTGCGCGACCCTGCACAGTTCGACGTTATGCTATGTTCAAACTTATTTGGCGATATTTTATCTGACATTTGCGCCATGATCACCGGCTCTATGGGACTTTTACCTTCAGCGAGCTTAAATGAGCAAGGTTTTGGTATGTATGAACCTGCCGGTGGTACAGCACCTGATATTGCAGGTAAAGGCATTGCAAACCCAATAGCACAAATTCTTTCTGCGGCATTAATGCTACGTCACAGCTTAAATCAAGTTGAAGCGGCAAGTGCAATAGAAAACGCGGTAGCGGCAACGCTGAGTGCAGGTAACTTTACCGGCGACTTACTTAGCCCAGAAGAGCGCCACAAAGCTAAGTCTACCAACGAAATGGGCGATATTATTTGCCAATACATTCGTGATAATAAAACAACTTCAGGAGC includes the following:
- the leuB gene encoding 3-isopropylmalate dehydrogenase, producing the protein MSKIAILAGDGIGPEVMAQAEKVLQTVAQQYDFEISTTHYDVGGCAIDNHGEALPESTVKGCEQADAILFGSVGGPKWSNLPPTEQPERASLLGLRGHFGLFCNMRPAQLQSAMSHLSPLRADISQAGFDILVIRELTGGIYFGEPKGRKNQGQEDEAAFDTMIYSRKEISRIAHLAFQSAQKRRNKVISIDKANVLASSVLWREVVIEVSKDYPKVELEHMYVDNAAMQLVRDPAQFDVMLCSNLFGDILSDICAMITGSMGLLPSASLNEQGFGMYEPAGGTAPDIAGKGIANPIAQILSAALMLRHSLNQVEAASAIENAVAATLSAGNFTGDLLSPEERHKAKSTNEMGDIICQYIRDNKTTSGAK
- a CDS encoding CDP-glycerol glycerophosphotransferase family protein, which translates into the protein MTVKKYLFFISQNYSFSILRPIQTQALNRGDKVAWFVEGDAVDKELFDDDEQQLADLSAIFVFSPDAVLYPANNAPTFLPGINVAIFHGFDAGKLDKKGNNDHYKDRRCFDLYCTQGPESTREFLALQGSPKKFNVIETGWSALDSLFASDLPVISNNAKPTILFCSTFSKRLCAAPHLLSIIKQLSESGRWRWLVQFHPKMSRNIVDSFKEIESEYLTFVETSDVIPLLKQADVMVCDTSSVMLMFLLQHKPVVTFKNINPKAHLFDIQTPAELEQAIEYVLTRPKALMDYIQSFINEVHPYNDGLSALRVLVAIDKTIEDKASLASHPKDFIRQFKMRKKLNYWRF
- the leuA gene encoding 2-isopropylmalate synthase translates to MGTSSDKVIIFDTTLRDGEQALNASLSVHEKLQIAHAIERLGVDIMEVGFPVSSPGDFQSVQEIARTVKNSRVCALARAVEGDIKACADALKPADQFRIHTFISTSDVHVQQKLKKSFADVQAMAVHAIKYARRFTDDVEFSCEDAGRTPIDNLCRMVEQAIIAGATTVNIPDTVGYTLPNEFGGIIETLFNRVPNIDQAVISVHCHNDLGLAVANSMSAVQAGARQIECTINGIGERAGNCSLEEVAMIMKTRQELLGVHTRINHQEIARSSKLVSQLCNMPVQLNKAIVGGNAFSHSSGIHQDGMLKASNTYEIMTPESVGISKTKLNLTSRSGRHVIKHRMESLGYQESDYEIEALYADFLALADKKGQVFDDDLEALLFNIQQQDQQDFYHLQTLNVQSGGSEFATSSIKLALGDEHKIVSATGNGPVDALYRAIKKAIDIDFEVSDYKISNKGQGEDGLGKADIVVSWQGRNFHGYGLDTDVIKASGNALVNALNGIHRAITIAELKTELKKDTAAEAKSAI